One part of the Palaemon carinicauda isolate YSFRI2023 chromosome 23, ASM3689809v2, whole genome shotgun sequence genome encodes these proteins:
- the LOC137616950 gene encoding uncharacterized protein produces MDTWSFLIQHIVRGETVSSEQFRGSEGGAETVSDVDDDVRSTGSHSHASTSTRKDEGKGKGSSRTLDTTHSDTCVSEDTTHSDTCVSEDTTHSDTCVSEDTIHSDTCVSEKDFSNILRNLMSKADSIAPTFTGQHKIVHDFACLLEDYMHAIPVHRWHEFQIECLNLAHRYRDESQVFQQAQQQPIVTWAATLAAPSAAGTLAAPTAAATLAAPTAAATWAAPSAAATLAAPSTRTLAGTARAAAAAASSSQS; encoded by the exons atggacacttggtcgttcctcattcagcacatcgtccggggagagacagtctccagtgagcagtttcgtgggtccgaaggaggtgcagagacagtcagcgatgtcgacgatgatgtgaggtcgacaggttctcacagccatgcatctaccagcaccaggaaggacgaggggaaggggaaggggtccagccgaacacttgacaccactcacagcgacacctgtgtgtcggaggacaccactcacagcgacacctgtgtgtcggaggacaccactcacagcgacacctgtgtgtcGGAGGACACCATTcacagcgacacctgtgtgtcggagaaggatttcagcaatatattgaggaat cttatgtCGAAAGCAGATTCGATCGCCCCCACGTTCacgggccagcacaagattgtgcacgattttgcgtgcctgctggaagactACATGcatgccatcccagtacaccgatggcacgaattccagattgagtgcctcaatcttgcacaccgctacagggacgagagtcaggttttccagcaggcacagcaacaaccaaTAGTGACCTgggcagcaaccttggcagccccctcagcagcaggtaccttggcagcccccacagcagcagcaaccttggcagcccccacagcagcagcaacctgggcagccccctcagcagcagcaaccttggcagccccctcaaccaggaccctcgcaggcacagccagagcagcagcagcagcagcatcgtccagccagtcataa